The Ailuropoda melanoleuca isolate Jingjing chromosome 15, ASM200744v2, whole genome shotgun sequence genomic sequence AAGGTGAGGAGctgggttattttttaaagttgcctTTATGGTCCTATCACAGAGGATCATGTCCCTTCAGAAATTTCTCTACAAATCTACGTATTTCAGTACAAATGGACTAGTATTCACGttgttttctagtttattttgttACTTAGCTACATATGTTGGAGAGTTATGTCCATACAAAGctaccatatttaaaaaacaaggctCCAGAGTACTTCAGTGGGTAGATGTACACAGTTTATTCAACCAGACCTTTCTTGATGCATATGCTGCAGTGAATGTGAACCACTGTTGCGTTCTTGTGCGAGCAGATCCACTGTTTATCTAGGATAAATTTCTGGCAGTGGTATTGCTGGGTCAAGGTGTCgacatttaaaattctgatcagggggcgcctgggtggcacagcggttaagcgtctgccttcggctcagggcgtgatcccggcgttatgggatcgagccccacatcaggctcctccgctatgagcctgcttcttcctctcccactctccctgcttgtgttccctctctcgctggctgtctctatctctgtcaaataaataaataaaatctttaaaaaaaaataaaataaaattctgatcaGAATTGCCAGTTGGCTTCTGAAAAAGCGATACAATTTATGCCCTATTCAAGAAAGGCTGGGTGTATTTccttacattctcaccagcactgGACTTgatatactatttctttttttcacaaaGAATAATAGAAAACTATATCCTATGTTTATTTGCAATTCTCCAGTTATGAATGagatgtagttttgttttgttttgttttttaattttaatttttaattttttttttattttaagtaagctccatgcccattgtggagctcagtgtggggcttgaactcatgaccctgagatcaagacctgtgctaAGATCAAGattcggacacttaactgactaagccacccaggtgtcccaaatgagatgtagttttgttttttggcttttgggttttttttaagattttatttatttatttgagatataatgagaaagcatgagtgggggggcgTGCAaagttagagggagaagcaggatccccccactgagcagggagcctaaggttgggcttgatcccaggaccctgagattacgacctgagccaaaggcagacacttagccgactgagccacccaggcgccccaagatgtagttttattgaagttttttttttttttctgtgaacttctagaaaaaataaccatttttttctattggacTATCCTTTTTCTTACTGCTAGACCCAAAGTACTCTTACCGTGATTCTCCCCTTTTCCAGGACAGCATGTTGTGAGTTCCTCAGCATGTGGGAATAGTTCTGGCTTAGGTTGTAATCTTTTTGGCTATTTTTGGTCTAGCAAAGCCAAATGTGGGCTTTGCTTGCCTAGCAGCCCTACAAGGAAGCAGAGCTGTGAGAGCCTAGGTGGGTGGCCATGGAGCTTTCTCTCTTTTGCATCAGAAGTGACTCCTGTAGAGCCCTGTGTGAGCTGCTGTCATAGCTCTTCACACTGTGCACACCTCGGTGGCTTACTTGTTTATTCCCCTCCGTCTGCACTTTCACGTCACCTAGTCTGGTGCTTTAGTACTTTACACAGTGCTCCGTAAGTGCtttttgaatgaaggaaggaaggaatgactTACCCAAGTGAGCACCAATTTTGGGTAAATGTGGCACTTACACTCCTTTGAACTCCCTTCTTGGTGTGGTACAGTTTTGACTTTATGCTTAAATGAAGCTGTCTTATCCAAACACCCTCCAGGGGCGACttggtggtacagttggttaacgtccaactcttggtttcgactcaggtcctgatgtcagggtcgtgggatcgagccccatgtcgggttcagcacagagtctgcttaggactcactgtccctttccctctgcccctccctgccgtgtgcggtctctctccctctcaaatagataagtaaatcttaaaaaaatcaaaacccacCCTCCCATGGTGTTCTAGGTGAGTCCCACAGCCTTGTGGAAAACGGTTAACTGCAACCCAGATCATAGGAGGGCCCCTGTGCAAGGTAGCTAGGATGCCACTGGTTGCATTTCCAACACTCCCTCCTGACCTTTCCCCCAGGTGATGAAGGTTCTGGAAGCAAAAGGCCCAAGATGGAGTTATCTGCAGAGGATCTGAGGGCCCACGTGAGCAAGGGCACGCTGGGGAAGCTCACTGTGCCCATGCTGAAGGAAGCCTGCAGGGTGTATGGGCTGAGGGGCGGGTTAAAGAAGCAGGAACTGCTGGACGTGCTCACTAAGCACTTCCAGAACTGACCTGCTGGCCAGCCCCCCTTCTGCACTCTAGCCAGGCTGCCTGATTTTGTTCTCATCAAGTTAAAACATGTTTCTCCTGAGCTAGGAAGAGTCTGCTTGATACAAGCCAAGGACTTTATGTTTATGAGATGCTCTGTTGCTATGGAGACAGCATAGCCCTCCCGCTTTGCTGTGCTTTATTGTCTGAATAAAGAGCCCTAACTTTATACTATATACTGTTCTTTAGTGTGAAACAGAAATATGTGTCTGCCTCACATCCAAAGGTCACTTGCCATTGGCTATTAGCTTAATTTTCTCTCCCATTAGGAACACATCatcatgaaaatggaaacaaatatcagtgaagggaggggagaatgTGACAATTAAGGACAGGTGGGCATACTTCAGGAATGACAAGCCCTGGCAATGTTCACCCATCCTTTGGCTTTCCATCTGTTTTCCCTTTCATTGCATCTTAATTTAGACCTAAAGATCAGATTTCCAGAAGCAATAAGAATGTAAACATTTCTAATCCTAGTACCATTTGCTTCATCAGCAAATAGCCCCCTTCATGCTGCATTCATTTTAATGTGACATTCAGATATATGAAGCTACGTACATTTTCTGTTGCCCTCAGAATTTGGGTTCTAGTATAAGTGAAAGGAGTTATTCCTCCTATTTTTCAGGAGAGCTGTAGTAAGGTGAGGAGAGGTCCTAGTATTTGGAAAGGGGGATGAGGAGCAGGGTAGggtctttttctctttgtgtcccctgtccctctccctgcaacGCCATCCCTCGTCTAtgctccctgtccctctcctgctctttctgcTGATACTGCTTTTGAAGAATTAgcctgagagaaggaaggaaagcatcTGGAAGGGTTTGTAACTTCCAAGGATAGCTTGAGATTCAGAGTTTATAGGTCCTGTGTCTTTCAGGACCAGAATGAGCATCTCATGAGTTACAGGAGGCCTTAAGTTACTCTTGTAAGAGATTTTCAGTTTTGGATTCTTTGTTCTCTGAGCactatgctttttgttttgtttttacttggaAAGCAGATGTTATGTTcttgtttggctttctttccttATCGGGGGAAAGGGAAGTTAATTCTCCAGTTAGAAGAGATGCTtttgaggacacagcaagatAATGCAGAACCATTTAATATAGTAAGTGCTTGTTCTTGTTGAGAAATTAGACCATCCCTTTTAAATGCGGCATGCTTGGAAACCCCAGGTTCTAGAGGACGTTACTAACACTACAAAGATAGACTAGAATCCAGGCTAGTCATGAGTAGGAGAGTAAGAATGAGTATCATTGCTGGGCCTTTGTTTTAAACGCTGGATTTCCTGGCTCATGAGGAGGAGCCTAGAGTGAGTTCCAGGCTTTTCTGTGCACTCCTGAGGGACCTTACCCGAGTCCAGGCTCCTTTCCCTTAGTTCTATTTACAAAGTGGAGAGAATGAAAGAGCTCAAGGTAGTGTGATGTCAGAAAAATAACCATGTGAGGTCTGTGATACACATTGGTGGTATGATCTCTCTCCGTAAATTAACGACGCTTGCTTTCTCTGCTGTTGGTCCTCCAGGAGAAGAAACATAACCAAACGTGATTTGGTTGGGCTTTTGTAAGCTCCTAAATCAGATTTAGTAAATGTGCATCTTTCCTCCCCACATACGTACAAGTGAGTGTGGGCAATTTACCTGGCATTTTCGAGCCACAGTTTCCTCATATTTATAATAAGAATGATAATGTGGAATggtgaaaatgagaaaacacattcACACGCTGCTTAGTAGGTCTAGCTCTGAGCCGACTAACCCCTCTGGCTGCAAACACACTTCAGTCCGCCAGGGGGTGGTGATGTCCTGGGTGgtggtgcgggggtgggggggtggcaatGGAGAAACGCCGCGCATGCGCACCGCCGGTGGGAAGGGTGGGGTCAGCGCACCAGCCTGGGCAGGTGGTGCTGCGGTGGGCAGCAGCTGGAGAGCACCGCAGCAAGCAAACGCTTGCGCGTATGCGTTTGTACCTCCAGGTCAGATGCAGAGGGAACATCTTCTGATACgtcttgttttaatttcttattaaaatattagaagaaaagcaAGCAGGACCACGAACTCTGGGAGAGATTAGTCATCTACTTCCGCTCCCTCCCCCTCATCCAGAAATTCCAACCTCAAATCCATACGGAGGGGAAACAGACACCTGCTATACTCAGAGGACTATCCAGTCTTTCTAGTTTGTCCCTGAATGTGTAATAATCCTTACTGTAACCGACTGCTTCACGTATGAAAGCCAGTCCCACCTGGGATTTACTTCTGGCCACTCTGAAGCAGCCGGGAGCGTTTCCCTTGTGGGCCCTGCCAGCACCTCTGGTGTTCTGCGTGACCCTACGGTTTTGACATGGCCGTATTTATTGCTGTGTTGACCCCCTCAGTGTCACCAACCCCCACAACCTCAGTGATCTgttgctatgtaacaaatcaGCTCAAAACTTGGCTTAAAAACAATAACACTTACTGTCTCTTGCCATTTCTGTGTGTAAGGAACTGGGACGCGGATAGGCTGGCTTGAAGTTAATCATGAGGTTGCATGCAAGATGTTGGTCAGGCCTGCAGTCCTCCGAAAGATTGACTGAGGCTGGAGGATCCACTTACAAGAAGGCTGATTAatctggtttttaattttctgtattttgttttgacatctggggtggggggtgcttatAAGCCTGGGGAGaaactgcccctcccagggctacCTAGTTCGTGAACATAGTTAACAGTGTATTTGCTGGCATGTCTCTCATGTAAGCCAAACACCTTACCAACATTGCCCCTGCCCTAAGTCATCCCAGGGCCAGCTGCCAGGCAACTCGAAACCACTCTTACAGCCCAAAGCCCACTGGAATTGTTCAGACTAGTGAATCCTGAGCTGTTTTATTTTGCCCTGCCTTGCCTTTGCCAGAAACCCCAGTAAAGACCGTGGCCTAAGTTTTCCCCTTGCTCTTGCTTCTACCACCTGACCAAATCTTGGGTGCTTCTCTTGTGGCCCTGTGTAGTGTGGCATGCCTCCTTCTCTTGGCAAATCTAAGTAATAAATTCTTCCAATGGCATCGACCTCTCCTCTCCTTAATTTGTAGTCACCTCTGTAAATTAAGATCCTGTGAGTACAGATGAGACAGGCTCATTGCCGTGGCTGGCAGTTAATGCTAGCTATTGGCTAGAAGCCTTCAGACCTCTTTACAGGTTGCTTAAAGGACTTCACAACACGGCTATGACTTCCCTCATAGCCAGTAATCCAAAGACATGAAGGCAGAAGCTGTAATGTCTTTTATGGAGCCTTAGAAGTCACACATCATTCCGCCATGTTGGTCATCAGTCCAGCTCTGAGTTGGTGTGGGCTCAGACTGCACAAGGGCGTGAATTCCAGGACGTGAGCATCACTGGCGGCCGTCTTGGAGCTGGCTGCCATAGGACATCATGGAAAATATTCACTTgatactttttcttccttcagaagAGGACAAGCAGTTATATCCACCTACCCGACCCCCACCGTAAGCAGATATGTCTGCTAAAATTAGAGGCACATACCTGATTTCTCAAAATGTAACTTAGCTGACGTTGAGAGGGACTCGGGGATAACTGTCTAAAACaagctccccttccttccctatcACAGTTTGGGATTAAAGATAATGGAAATGCATTATTTAGTACTTAACAGACTACAAATGACCTTTAGCAAGgtcattattataaatgtaaaaaatattcctTAATCGTGGGGCCTCTCAGGAAACTTATTCTAAAACAGAAGTTCCTAACCAGTGTGTTTGGGGTCAGAGGACCCTTTCAGACATGATGAAAGCCACTGGATTCTCTCCAAAATGTTTATATGCAAAATTCTGCAACCATCTTcatggatggctggatggaaaTTACTTGATGTCCCTGCTTGCATGTCTAGGCTTTAGGAATTATTCACTCTCCACTTTTGGAGCATCCATGTTAGGGCACTGCCGCAGGTGCTAGGGCATCACCCAAGTTCCTGCTCTCTCATGAGGGCGATAATCAGAAAACCACCTCAGAGACTAGTTAAGGACAAGTTAAAAATTGATGTCACAGCACTGGGGGCAAGAGGAGAGATGAGGTAGTTTGTACCTCAGGCCCTACAGAAGTGATACTTGAATCAAGGCTGGCATGAGAAAGCCATCAGTACAGTAAAGGAACACCAAATATGAGAAGAAAGTAGGTTTGGAGTGTTGGAGAAACCAAATGTGAAACACTAAGCAAAGACAGAACATGGTGGAGAGGCAGACACAGGACAGGCAGTGGAGGCCACTAGGACCAGGGGAGAAGACCCAGTTTTTTTCAGAGGATCGTAGATGAACACCCTGCCCTATGAAGGCTTATGATGTGGCCATGGCAACTGGGCTAACACTCCAGAGTAAACTGGGTGTGAGGGGTGAAGATCCCAGgagtccctgccccaccccacttctTAGGGCTCTAGTGGAGATGGCCCGGTTTCCACCTAGGTGGAGATCAGTCTTCTTGAACTTTCAGCATCCCCCAAATTATTTCCGTCTTTTAAGGTAtgattataaatgtatatacacaaCAAAAGACAGTAAGCACCTCAAACTCCACCATCCACAAATCTAAAACTGcttagggtggggtggggctatATAAACACTGGAATGAGCTGGGAGAAATGACTAGCCCAGTAGGCACAGAACAGGCCTCAGCAGGACAGGGTGGTTTCCAAGTTTCCTCATATGGTCCCAAGCTGACCTAAAGGACACTAAATAAAATCCTCACTCTTCTGACCATTATGGTATCCAGTTATCTATACTTCGGAAGAGAACTTCTCTTGCTGAGGTACACGGATCTCATGGTGCTTAGCCTAAGATAATGGGTAGAAGAGGCAGGTGAGGTGGCAATGGCTTCAGTCATCACCtaccccccccacctctctaGCATCTGCCAAAGGCTACTAGGAGCCCTAGTTCTGCAAcagttctcaaccaggggtgactGCCACCAGGGAACATCTGGCAACGTCTTAGGGGTGGGAGATTGCTACTGACATCTGGTGGGTaaaggccagagatgctgctgaaCATTCAGCAGCGGAGGGGCAGCCCCCTACTgtaaagaattatccagccccaaaaCATCAGCAGTGCTGTGGGTGAGAAACCCTTTCTAGCATGAGAGCAACACCTCAACGATCATGTCTGTACAAGATACTCTGAGCAATAGAAATCACCTGAGGTAGTGGCTTTTCCACACATTCTTGGTAAAAAGCTTGAGAAGCTATAACCATTCTAATAATGCTAAGCAGTTCCTCGTTCAGGTATTAGCTGGCTACATACCAAGACTCACACTTTCTTTAAATCGgaatatgaatatatttctttattaggATGCTCACAAGAATGACACACTAGCACTGTCCTTCGATGTGATAAAGAGTACATACATCTGACCCACATCGTGGCAGGAAACGGGAGTCAGGGCTCTCAGAGCTGGTACTAAGTGTCCACTGAAGACATCTCCATTCACCAGAGAGGATGTTTCCTTGATGCCAACATCTCTGCTGTAGCTTCCAGTCAGGTCTCTGTGACTTGCCCAGACTTCCTCATTCCGGCATCAGCTGACCCTTTTTTTCCCTAGCCACTCTGGATTCCTTCAAGACCTAGGTCAGCTGCCTCATGTCTGACTGGTCCAGGCAGCCTCTGGAATTCTGCAGCACATCTCTTTGGTATGCTGCTGCCCCGCCACCCTCAGGGGCATggttgggagttgggggagagggggaataATATCACATGACCAAAGCAGACAGCAGTGGTATCGGCAAATGACACTTGGACATACATCTAACGACCTCACAGAATACATGCTTTCTCCCCAAATGATACATAACCCCCTAGCGGGCAAACACGTATGGAATGATTCTGTTCTCCAGGCACAAGGGATACAAAGTGAATGGCGTTTACATCCATCATGTCCTACATACAGCAGGAAGTTAGCGCCTGAATGTTGGAACCAGATCTCTAGCCTGGCTCTTCCCTGCCTTTGAATGGTGTCACCACTCTGTTTCCGCCCGTTTTCGGCATtagttcatttttcaaaagagagGATAGGACGGCAGAGAGAGTAGAATGGGAGATTGGGGTGGGGGATTAATATATGGATAACAtcctataaaacaaaataaaaataatacaaaaatgcaaaaccCAGATTTAGTACTAGAATATAAcgagaaggagctggagaaacTACATGTGAACACAGACAATATGATACACAAACCCAGGGGGAGGATTCAGTGAGGAGTGGGGCAGAGGCCACTGGTTTAGACTAAGAGCCTTTCAATGGACTGCTGAATGGACTGGATCTGCTGCTTCAGCTGTGAGCCTTCTTTGATGGTGACAGAACAGGCGATGACAGGTCTGGAGACCCCGCAGGCCCGCCCCAGGGCCTGCTTCGAGCGCACAAACACATAGGGCACATTCTTATCCTCACATAGCAGTGGAAGGTGCAGGATGATTTCCAGGGGCTCAGCATCTGCAGCCATCACGATGAACTCAGAGATGCCTCTGTTGAGGGTTTTGGTGGCTGAGGAGAGAAGgacaggggggggggggggggggggggggggggggggggggttgggcatGGAAGCTACAACAAAGCAATttccaaggaaaagaaacacaagttCGAGAGAACTGGGCAAAAATCCCAAGGCACAAGCAATTCTCTGTGTCCCATAGTGGCCCTGGGAAGTGATAAGGGATTTAAGCGTCAATTAGCCATCCTCCATGCCTTTCTCAAACCCTACATCAAACCCATCAGTTCTGTGAAAACACATCCTGAAACAGAccacttctttcctctcctcGACCATCACACTTGTCCAAGTCACCACCATCCCCCGCCTGGTTGACAGGAACAGACTGCACACAAGCTCTGCCAGCACGAGGCTTTGCGGTAGATCGCTTCTCAAACTCTGTGATCAAGGAAGGATCCAGGTTTTACCATCCCAATTTGTCATAAGCAATATTTCTGGAAAGCTCACACCGTATGCAACTTACCAAGCAAAATCAGCACCCCACAGCATTGTTTAACCACTCCTGACTGCTCATCTCTGTGGCCCAGTGCTAGTGCACAGACATACTCTGTTAATGCAGAAGTACTGACGAGAGCAGACTATGGAGCCACAATGCCCAAGTTCAAATCTTGACTCTCATTCtcagcagaaggcaaatgctgcAAAATGTTAACAACCAGTAGATCGGAAATAATTCTTAGTCCATGAACCTTTAGCACCTACTGCCAAAATGCTGCTCTTAAAGTCCTTCCACCGGTTCCAATCAAGAGTATTCAGCCCTCTTTCCGAACTGGAAATCTAAGCCAGAGACAGTGCCTTTATCATTCTACCTGAAGCACTCTCTGGCTGCCTTACCTTCATTGGCTCCTTTCCGAAGCTGCTTGTAGTTACATGACTGCTGAACAAGGTCCAGTAGTTTCTTGGTGAGGTGGGCGTCTGCGAGGGGGTAGGCCTTCGGATTCACATCAGCCTCAGTCTatggggtgggaagtggggggaaTCATTAAAGCATcaaactgaatcagaaattgtTCCAGACAATTCACGAAACACTTCAATTAACAACTGAGAGAGACAATGAtcagcttaaaaaattttttagcaaTTACCCAGTCCAATGATGTACACTAAagcttatttacttttatttgccTCTCTTTTGCTTGGTAATATTATAGCAAATGGATTACAAATGGGTTCTCATGGTTCAGTATCCACTTGAGTCATACAAATttactgaatcaaaatcaaggtataatttatagaaatgtaGCACAAAGTTTTCTCTCTCTATTCCCCATTCAGTATTCAAATCTTCCTCTGTCCTCACTAAAAATCCTGGTTTCCAAAACGTAATTTTCTCATTTACCTGACCTGTTAGTACATAAAAAATGGCTGGTACCAACAAAATGGTTGGTACCTCTAGCAAGAAGGTAGaactttctttt encodes the following:
- the SNU13 gene encoding NHP2-like protein 1 isoform X1; translation: MTEADVNPKAYPLADAHLTKKLLDLVQQSCNYKQLRKGANEATKTLNRGISEFIVMAADAEPLEIILHLPLLCEDKNVPYVFVRSKQALGRACGVSRPVIACSVTIKEGSQLKQQIQSIQQSIERLLV